One window of the Flavobacteriaceae bacterium YJPT1-3 genome contains the following:
- a CDS encoding alpha-hydroxy acid oxidase, translated as MTAFHPQYPSVDDLRTRAKSRIPGFAFEYLDGGCNEDVSISHNTKAIREVKLEPRYLRNTSEGSTKTTLFGKTYDAPFGIAPVGLQGLMWPNAPEILAKAAHKHNIPFILSTVTTMDIERASELTEGNAWFQLYNPVEDNLRDDILKRAEAAGCPVLVLLCDVPTFGYRPRDIRNGLALPPKMSIKNILQIMGKPSWAVQTLKRGQPTFETLKPYTPEGLNLKQLGAFMDKTFSGRLNAEKIKPIRDQWKGKLVLKGVASERDLKDAIALGFDGVILSNHGGRQLDAAQATIHSLQELAPQYADRIEIMMDSGLRSGPDVARAMACGARFTFMGRSFMYGVGALGERGGEHTIEMLKTQFKQVMDQLCCTRVQDLPKHLITNSDQ; from the coding sequence ATGACAGCATTCCATCCCCAATATCCTTCTGTTGATGATTTGCGGACCAGGGCCAAAAGTCGGATCCCCGGTTTTGCCTTCGAATATCTGGATGGGGGCTGTAACGAGGATGTCAGTATTAGCCACAATACCAAGGCGATTCGGGAAGTCAAACTAGAACCTCGCTATTTGCGGAATACAAGTGAGGGTTCGACAAAAACTACATTATTCGGTAAAACCTATGACGCGCCATTCGGCATTGCTCCTGTTGGACTTCAAGGTCTGATGTGGCCCAATGCTCCTGAAATTTTGGCGAAAGCCGCTCACAAACACAACATTCCGTTCATTTTGAGTACGGTCACCACCATGGATATTGAACGCGCCAGTGAACTGACCGAAGGGAATGCCTGGTTTCAACTTTACAATCCGGTAGAAGATAATTTGCGCGATGATATTCTAAAAAGGGCTGAAGCAGCGGGTTGCCCTGTGTTGGTCTTGCTGTGCGACGTTCCCACCTTTGGCTATAGGCCCCGGGACATTCGCAATGGTTTGGCGTTGCCACCTAAAATGTCCATAAAGAATATACTGCAAATCATGGGCAAACCGAGCTGGGCCGTCCAAACCCTCAAACGCGGTCAACCGACCTTTGAAACCTTAAAACCGTATACTCCGGAGGGCTTAAACCTGAAACAGTTAGGGGCATTTATGGATAAGACCTTCTCAGGAAGATTAAATGCAGAAAAAATAAAACCCATTCGTGATCAATGGAAAGGGAAACTGGTTCTCAAGGGGGTCGCTTCTGAACGAGACCTAAAAGATGCCATTGCCTTAGGATTTGACGGCGTCATCCTTTCCAACCATGGTGGCAGACAACTGGATGCCGCACAAGCAACCATCCATTCTTTGCAAGAGTTAGCTCCTCAGTATGCAGATCGTATCGAAATCATGATGGATAGTGGTCTGCGTTCCGGCCCTGACGTGGCCCGAGCCATGGCCTGTGGCGCCCGATTCACGTTTATGGGAAGATCGTTCATGTATGGTGTAGGCGCTCTGGGGGAACGCGGAGGAGAACACACCATCGAAATGCTCAAGACACAGTTCAAACAAGTCATGGATCAGCTCTGCTGTACCCGTGTTCAAGATCTGCCCAAGCACCTCATCACTAATTCTGATCAATAA